Below is a window of Pseudomonas monteilii DNA.
TGGGACATCGTCGGCAACAACACGCCCGTGTTCTTCATCCGGGACCCGCTGAAGTTTCCAGACTTCATCCACACCCAGAAGCGTCATCCACAGACCAACCTGAAAAGCGCGCAGATGATGTGGGACTTCTGGTCGCACTCGCCCGAGGCGCTGCACCAGGTCACCATCCTGTTCTCTGATCGTGGCATCCCTGATGGCTACCGACACATGCACGGCTTTGGCAGCCACACCTACAGCCTCATCAGCAGCACGGGTGAGCGGACCTGGGTGAAGTGGCACTTCAAGACGCAACAGGGCATCAAGAACCTGTCGCCTGCCGATGCCGCACGCCTGGCGGGTACCGAGCCGGACTATGCGCAGCGTGACCTGTTCGATGCGATCGAGCGCGGCGACTACCCTCGCTGGACGGCCTATGTGCAGACCATGAGCGAGCAAGAGGCCCAGGCGCGTGCTGAGAACCCGTTCGACGTGACCAAGACCTGGTCGCAGAAGGACTATCCCTTGCAGGAAGTGGGCATCCTGGAGCTCAACCGCAACCCGCAGAACTACTTCGCTGAAGTCGAGCAGGCTACCTTCGGGCCCAGCAACATGGTGCCAGGTGTGGGGCTGTCTCCGGATCGCATGCTGCAAGGTCGTGTGTTCGCCTATGCCGACGCCCATCGGTACCGTGTCGGCACCAACCACCAGCAACTACCCGTCAATGCGCCCCGTAGCCCCGTTCACAGTTACCAGCGTGACGGCGCCATGGCCTTTGGCAACAATGGGGGCGCTGCGCCGAACTACGAGCCCAACAGCTACGCCGATGCGCCCAAGCAGTCGCCGCGTCATGCAGAGCCTGGATTGGCCCTGTCAGGCAGCGCCGATCGCCATGACCATCGGGAGGACCCTGACTACTTCAGCCATGCCGGTGCCTTGTTCCGTCTGATGAGTGCCGAGCAACGCGCGTTGCTGATCAGCAACATTGCAGGCGCCATGGCCGGTGTCAGCGCCGATGTGGTTCAGCGTCAGCTGCAGTACTTCTACCAGGCCGATCCTGCGTACGGAGAAGGCGTCGCCCAGGCGTTGGGCATCACGCTGAGCTGAGTCTAAATGATAAGAATAACCGCCCGCATCCGGGCGGTTTTTCAATGCATATCACTACCGTTTGCAGGATTTAATCTACGCAATCACGCATTTTTCAGTGACCTGAAGCCCGTCCTGGTTCACACTATGCCCATCATTGTCATTGTGGAGTACCAGGGTAATGCAAGGTCACCCGGACGTAATCGATTACCTCAACACGTTGCTGACGGGCGAACTGGCGGCACGCGATCAATACTTCATCCACTCGCGCATGTACGAAGACTGGGGCTTGAGCAAGCTCTACGAGCGTATCAACCACGAGATGGAAGAGGAAACGCAGCACGCCGATGCCCTGATGCGCCGTATCCTGATGCTCGAAGGCACGCCACGCATGCGTGCTGACGACCTCGACATCGGTACGACCGTGCCTGAGATGCTGGCTTCTGACCTGCGTCTCGAATACAAGGTGCGTGCAGCGCTCTGCAAAGGGATCGAGCTGTGCGAACTGCACCGTGACTATGTCAGCCGCGACATCCTGCGGGTGCAGCTGGCCGATACCGAAGAAGACCACGCCTACTGGCTGGAGAAGCAACTGGGGCTGATCAAGTCGATCGGTTTGCAGAATTACCTGCAATCCCAGCTGTAATCGTCGCCCTGGACGTTCACGCCGACGCGTAGAGCGGTGTGTGACACGAAAGCCGTCGTCCCCAACAGGACGACGGCTTTTGCGTTTCTTCAGGCGCGATCGCGCTCCAGCAGGGGCTTGAGGTAATGGCCCGTGTAGGACTGCTTCATCTCGGCCAATTGCTCAGGCGTGCCGCTGGCGATGATCTGCCCACCCTTGGAGCCGCCCTCAGGGCCCAGGTCGACCAGCCAGTCGGCCGTCTTGATCACGTCCAGGTTGTGCTCGATCACCACCACGGTGTTGCCATGGTCACGTAGCCGGTGCAGCACGTCCAGCAGTTGCTGGATGTCCGCGAAGTGCA
It encodes the following:
- a CDS encoding bacterioferritin, which codes for MQGHPDVIDYLNTLLTGELAARDQYFIHSRMYEDWGLSKLYERINHEMEEETQHADALMRRILMLEGTPRMRADDLDIGTTVPEMLASDLRLEYKVRAALCKGIELCELHRDYVSRDILRVQLADTEEDHAYWLEKQLGLIKSIGLQNYLQSQL
- a CDS encoding catalase, whose amino-acid sequence is MSQILTTASGAPVADNQNSRSAGPRGPLLLDDFHLLEKLAHFNRENIPERRVHAKGSGAYGTFTVTQDITALSSARLFSDIGKRTEIFLRFSTVGGERGSADTERDPRGFAVKFYTEEGNWDIVGNNTPVFFIRDPLKFPDFIHTQKRHPQTNLKSAQMMWDFWSHSPEALHQVTILFSDRGIPDGYRHMHGFGSHTYSLISSTGERTWVKWHFKTQQGIKNLSPADAARLAGTEPDYAQRDLFDAIERGDYPRWTAYVQTMSEQEAQARAENPFDVTKTWSQKDYPLQEVGILELNRNPQNYFAEVEQATFGPSNMVPGVGLSPDRMLQGRVFAYADAHRYRVGTNHQQLPVNAPRSPVHSYQRDGAMAFGNNGGAAPNYEPNSYADAPKQSPRHAEPGLALSGSADRHDHREDPDYFSHAGALFRLMSAEQRALLISNIAGAMAGVSADVVQRQLQYFYQADPAYGEGVAQALGITLS